The Coccidioides posadasii str. Silveira chromosome 3, complete sequence genome contains a region encoding:
- the GSY1 gene encoding glycogen synthase isoform 1 (CAZy:GT3~EggNog:ENOG410PJA3~COG:G~BUSCO:2067at33183) yields MAGNQGARQPPVLKRDVKSHILFEISTEVANRVGGIYSVLKSKAQVTTAEYGDRYTLIGPWNRASAVVEVESLTPTNPHLAGAIDAMKERGIDIEYGRWLIEGAPRVILIDTGAGYQFLDEWKGDLWNAAGIPSPPGDSETNEAIVFGYLVAWFLGEYICRDVDLAVVAHFHEWLAGVALPLTKKRRMDLTTIFTTHATLLGRYLCAGSVDFYNNLQNFDVDEEAGKRGIYHRYCIERAAAHSADVFTTVSHITAYESEHLLKRKPDGVLPNGLNVKKFSAVHEFQNLHSHSKERIHDFVRGHFYGHNDFDLENTLYFFIAGRYEYRNKGVDMFIESLARLNHRLRETGSTTTIVAFIIMPAQTSSLTVEALKGQAVVKSLRDTLEMVEKGIGKRLFERCLSWREGDNMPDEKNLITAQDRVLIRRRLFAMKRHSLPPIVTHNMLNDSEDPILNQLRRVQLFNYSTDRVKIVFHPEFLNSSNPVLPLDYDDFVRGTNLGVFPSYYEPWGYTPAECTVMGVPSITTNLSGFGCYMEELIENSSDYGIYIVDRRLKGVDDSVNQLTQYMFEFASKSRRQRINQRNRTERLSDLLDWKRMGLEYVKARQLALRRAYPMSFDPEEDFRDIIGGTEQKISRPLSIPGSPRDRSGMMTPGDFASLQEGREGLSTDDYVSWKLPSDEEEADEYPFPIALRTRTKEKVEPPHSPDRDVAPNGS; encoded by the exons ATGGCTGGAAATCAAGGTGCACGTCAGCCGCCGGTGCTAAAACGCGATGTCAAGAGCCACATTCTCTTCGAGATCTCGACTGAAGTTGCGAACAGAG TGGGTGGCATTTACTCGGTCCTCAAGTCCAAAGCCCAAGTAACCACCGCTGAATATGGTGACCGATATACGTTGATTGGGCCCTGGAATAGAGCTTCG GCCGTTGTCGAAGTTGAGTCACTTACCCCAACCAATCCGCACCTCGCTGGGGCGATAGATGCGATGAAAGAAAGAGGCATTGATATCGAATATGGAAGATGGCTAATTGAAGGCGCTCCACGAGTTATTTTGATTGACACCGGTGCCGGTTATCAGTTCCTAGATGAATGGAAAGGCGATCTCTGGAATGCCGCCGGCATTCCATCTCCTCCAGGGGATAGCGAAACCAACGAAGCCATTGTTTTCGGATACTTGGTCGCGTGGTTCCTAGGCGAG TATATATGCAGAGATGTGGATCTTGCGGTAGTCGCTCACTTTCACGAGTGGCTTGCTGGCGTCGCTCTACCCCTGACCAAGAAAAGGCGCATGGATCTAACGACAATATTCACCACTCATGCCACCCTTCTCGGAAGGTACCTTTGCGCTGGCTCTGTTGACTTCTATAATAATCTGCAAAACTTTGATGTCGACGAGGAGGCTGGAAAGCGTGGAATATACCACCGATACTGCATCGAACGCGCCGCGGCCCATTCAGCAGATGTCTTCACTACCGTTTCCCACATTACTGCATATGAAAGCGAGCATTTGCTCAAACGAAAGCCTGATGGCGTATTGCCAAACGGTCTAAACGTGAAGAAGTTTTCAGCCGTTCACGAATTCCAGAATCTCCATTCGCATTCTAAAGAGAGGATCCATGACTTTGTACGAGGTCATTTCTATGGCCATAACGACTTTGACCTCGAAAACACACTCTACTTCTTCATCGCTGGCCGCTATGAGTATAGAAACAAGGGGGTGGATATGTTTATCGAATCGCTGGCGCGTCTTAACCACCGTTTAAGGGAAACTGGATCGACTACTACCATCGTCGCATTTATCATTATGCCCGCTCAAACATCGTCTCTTACTGTTGAGGCTCTAAAAGGTCAGGCGGTTGTTAAATCACTACGAGATACACTAGAAATGGTGGAGAAGGGAATCGGGAAGCGCCTGTTTGAGCGGTGTTTAAGCTGGCGTGAAGGTGACAACATGCCAGACGAGAAGAATCTCATCACCGCTCAAGATAGGGTCCTCATCCGTCGCCGGCTCTTTGCTATGAAGCGTCATAGCTTGCCCCCAATTGTGACCCATAACATGCTAAATGACTCCGAGGACCCAATTCTAAACCAGCTCCGTAGGGTGCAGCTGTTTAACTATTCAACGGATCGCGTGAAAATAGTATTTCACCCTGAGTTCCTGAACTCCTCGAATCCAGTGCTTCCTTTGGACTATGACGACTTTGTTCGCGGCACGAATCTCGGAGTGTTCCCTTCGTACTACGAGCCCTGGGGGTATACTCCGGCCGAGTGTACGGTAATGGGCGTCCCAAGCATCACTACCAATCTCTCAGGTTTTGGGTGCTATATGGAGGAGCTTATTGAAAATTCCTCTGACTATGGAATCTATATTGTGGATCGCCGTTTAAAAGGCGTGGATGATTCGGTTAATCAGCTCACCCAGTACATGTTTGAGTTTGCGAGTAAGAGCAGAAGACAGCGTATCAACCAGAGAAACAGAACTGAGAGACTAAGCGATCTACTGGACTGGAAGAGAATGGGATTGGAGTATGTGAAGGCGAGGCAGCTGGCTCTGCGACGGG CATACCCGATGTCTTTCGACCCAGAAGAAGACTTCCGTGATATTATCGGCGGAACAGAGCAAAAGATATCGCGCCCGCTCTCCATCCCTGGATCTCCGCGTGATCGCTCGGGAATGATGACACCGGGTGATTTTGCATCACTGCAGGAAGGACGAGAAGGGCTGAGCACAGATGATTATGTATCTTGGAAGCTGCC TAGtgatgaagaggaagccGATGAGTACCCATTTCCCATTGCTCTTAGAACCagaacaaaagaaaaggtcGAACCTCCCCATTCTCCTGATCGGGATGTGGCTCCGAATGGCAGCTAG
- the ERG20 gene encoding Farnesyl pyrophosphate synthetase (EggNog:ENOG410PFX3~COG:H~BUSCO:8707at33183): MAAKTSRADFEAVFPSLVQDLTEHAQQYGVPATALEWFQRSLNANTPGGKLNRGLSVPDSALHLLNQPLTDKQFKDLCTLGWLTELLQAFFLVSDDMMDTSITRRGEPCWYRREGVGMIAINDSFMLESSIYVLLKKHFRSHPAYVDFIELFHEITHQTELGQLCDLLTAPEDHVDLNNFSMNKFTFIVIYKTAYYSFYLPVALALHYLQLATPKNLKQAHDILIPLGEYFQAQDDFLDVFGKPEQIGKIGTDIQDNKCSWVINQALLRCSPEQRKVLDESYGRKDKALEAKVKVVFNELDMIKVYRDFEEDQVTKIRGLIAALDESEGLKKGVFESFLAKIYKRDK, encoded by the exons ATGGCTGCGAAAACATCCAGAGCCGATTTCGAGGCGGTCTTCCCCTCACTCGTTCAGGACCTTACCGAGCATGCGCAGCAATACGGAGTCCCTGCTACAGCTCTAGAATGGTTCCAAAGG TCCCTCAATGCGAATACACCTGGGGGAAAGCTCAATCGCGGTCTCTCCGTTCCCGACAGCGCCCTCCACCTCCTGAACCAGCCCCTGACAGACAAGCAATTCAAAGACCTATGCACCCTCGGCTGGCTTACGGAGCTCCTACAGGCCTTCTTCCTCGTCTCTGATGATATGATGGATACTTCCATCACCCGCCGTGGTGAACCATGCTGGTACAGGCGCGAAGGCGTGGGCATGATCGCCATCAATGACTCATTCATGCTTGAGTCTTCCATCTATGTCCTCCTCAAGAAGCATTTTCGCTCTCACCCAGCCTACGTCGATTTCATTGAACTATTCCACGAAATCACCCACCAAACCGAGCTTGGCCAACTGTGCGACCTGCTCACCGCCCCGGAAGATCATGTCGACCTGAACAACTTCAGCATGAACAAGTTCACCTTCATCGTCATCTACAAGACCGCCTATTACAGCTTCTACCTCCCTGTTGCACTCGCACTCCACTACCTGCAGCTTGCCACCCCAAAGAACCTCAAGCAGGCCCATGACATTCTCATCCCGCTGGGTGAATACTTCCAGGCCCAAGACGACTTCCTCGACGTCTTCGGCAAACCAGAGCAAATCGGTAAAATCGGAACCGATATCCAGGACAACAAGTGCTCATGGGTTATCAATCAAGCCCTCCTTCGCTGCTCCCCTGAACAGCGCAAGGTCCTTGATGAGTCCTACGGCAGAAAGGACAAGGCACTCGAAGCTAAGGTCAAGGTCGTCTTCAATGAATTGGATATGATCAAGGTCTACCGTGACTTTGAGGAAGACCAGGTGACGAAGATCAGAGGACTCATTGCTGCACTCGATGAATCCGAGGGATTGAAGAAGGGAGTGTTTGAAAGCTTCCTGGCAAAGATTTACAAGCGCGATAAATAG
- the CDC23 gene encoding Anaphase-promoting complex subunit 23 (EggNog:ENOG410PG1F~COG:D~BUSCO:2825at33183): MAANFTEDNIQELRYRLEDAARKCSERCLYQSAKWAAEMLDSLIPADEFSDGADTEPDSPMDISPSVAENPFLTNADPEEAALEAREAHKYILAKAYFDTREYDRCAAIFLPPSMSSIPLAPRQPTSTSKIRPNTSSHKGKEKSISLGAHQARAVSKNPFPKLSQKSLFLALYAKYLAGEKRKDEETEMVLGPADGGMTVNRELHALAQGLEGWFSDRRERGLESRGQGWLEYLYGVILLKAKNDEDAKKWLIRSVHLYPFHWGAWQELNDLLTNADDLRRVAEKLPQNIMTLIFHLYSSQELYQATEATYHTLTELESIFPSSAFLKTQRALLYYHSKDFEEASHLFSELLISHPHRLDGLDHYSNILYVMGARPQLAFVAQMATATDKFRPETCCVVGNYYSLKSEHEKAVMYFRRALTLDRNFLSAWTLMGHEYIEMKNTHAAIESYRRAVDVNRKDYRAWYGLGQAYEVLDMAFYALFYYQRAAALRPYDPKMWQAVGSCYAKMGRADQSIRALKRALAAGSYYDSSSTTLNSFANSGAAGISFPPGGPGNTPFGRRILDPETLHQIATLYERLGDEEEAAAYMELTLQQETGQMGRNNDDEDNDDDAEDDAMSASRRTSAFTHHNDDMDEEPTGTGVTATTSKARLWLARWALRHNDLDRAEQLANELCQDGVEIEEAKALMRDVRARREGRG, encoded by the exons ATGGCTGCAAATTTCACCGAAGACAACATCCAAGAGCTGCGGTATCGGCTGGAAGATGCCGCTCGTAAGTGCTCCGAGCGATGTTTGTACCAGTCCGCAAAATG GGCTGCAGAAATGCTCGATTCCTTGATCCCCGCCGACGAGTTTAGCGATGGTGCAGACACAGAGCCAGACTCGCCAATGGATATTTCCCCATCCGTCGCCGAGAACCCATTTCTAACCAATGCTGACCCTGAAGAGGCAGCGTTAGAGGCTCGAGAGGCTCACAAATACATTCTTGCCAAAGCATACTTTGATACTCGCGAATATGACCGTTGCGCAGCTATTTTTCTCCCTCCCTCGATGTCCTCTATTCCTCTCGCTCCGCGACAACCCACCTCTACATCAAAAATAAGGCCAAATACTTCATCTCataaaggaaaagagaagtCTATATCACTTGGCGCTCATCAAGCAAGAGCTGTATCCAAGAATCCGTTCCCTAAGCTAAGCCAAAAGTCCCTCTTCCTAGCTTTATATGCCAAGTATCTGGCAGGGGAGAAGCGGAAAGATGAAGAAACAGAAATGGTTCTTGGTCCAGCGGATGGGGGAATGACAGTGAATCGCGAGCTACATGCTCTAGCCCAAGGGCTCGAAGGCTGGTTTTCAGATCGCCGTGAACGAGGCCTCGAATCCCGTGGCCAGGGATGGCTGGAATATCTCTACGGTGTAATTCTTTTGAAAGCTAAAAACGACGAGGATGCGAAGAAATGGCTGATCAGGAGTGTACACTTATATCCCTTCCACTGGGGAGCCTGGCAAGAATTGAACGATCTTTTAACTAATGCAGATGAT TTAAGACGTGTGGCTGAAAAATTGCCACAGAATATAATGACCCTAATATTCCATCTTTATTCAAGCCAGGAGCTCTACCAAGCGACAGAGGCCACTTACCACACGCTTACAGAGCTAGAAAGCATATTTCCTTCAAGTGCGTTCCTCAAAACTCAGCGAGCCCTGCTTTATTATCACTCGAAAG ACTTCGAGGAGGCCTCGCATTTGTTTTCAGAACTTCTCATCAGCCATCCTCACCGTTTAGATGGCCTCGATCATTACTCTAATATTTTATATGTGATGGGTGCTCGACCCCAACTTGCGTTTGTAGCACAGATGGCCACCGCTACAGATAAATTTCGCCCGGAAACCTGTTGCGTTGTCGGGAACTACTACTCTCTAAAATCTGAGCACGAGAAGGCCGTGATGTACTTTCGACGTGCCCTCACTCTGGATCGAAATTTTCTTTCCGCGTGGACGCTTATGGGTCATGAGTATATTGAAATGAAAAACACGCACGCCGCCATTGAATCCTATAGACGAGCCGTGGACGTCAATCGGAAGGACTATCGGGCGTGGTACGGCTTAGGTCAAGCCTACGAGGTTCTCGATATGGCCTTCTATGCTCTTTTCTACTACCAACGAGCCGCTGCACTCCGCCCATACGACCCCAAAATGTGGCAAGCGGTCGGATCATGCTACGCAAAAATGGGCCGGGCCGACCAGAGCATCCGTGCCCTCAAGCGCGCTCTCGCCGCGGGGTCCTATTATGATAGTAGCAGTACTACGCTTAACTCATTTGCCAATAGTGGTGCTGCTGGgatttcttttcctcctgGAGGCCCAGGGAATACCCCCTTTGGACGACGAATTCTTGATCCAGAAACCTTGCACCAAATCGCCACTCTCTACGAGCGTTTAGgtgacgaagaagaagcggCTGCATACATGGAACTCACTTTACAACAGGAAACGGGCCAAATGGGCCGcaataatgatgatgaagataatgACGATGATGCCGAAGATGATGCGATGTCCGCCTCTCGACGGACGTCTGCATTTACGCACCATAATGACGATATGGACGAAGAGCCGACCGGCACTGGAGTAACCGCGACGACGAGTAAAGCTCGTTTATGGTTAGCGAGATGGGCGCTGCGGCATAATGATTTAGATCGGGCGGAGCAGTTGGCCAACGAGCTGTGTCAGGATGGAGTGGAGATAGAGGAAGCAAAGGCTTTGATGAGAGATGTGAGAGCAAGGAGAGAAGGCCGTGGCTAA
- a CDS encoding uncharacterized protein (EggNog:ENOG410PMHH~COG:L~BUSCO:946at33183): MGFKFSYVCDLLSSLDNNRIAKTTSEARKKDPDVSTVSQWFDNYERKIHSGDTDRLALLSCIFPEKRPERVFRLREPSLTKVVGRCLLLGASRKQELDRWREKGWGDLGQCVEYVMQQAENCLEGQDEVTVEEIDLALAKVASRCRFSGPTARYQYSAVGVDETLSPIFRRLSSRDAKWFTRLILKDFNPVTIPTQLILRHFHFLLPKLLFFQNSLEGALMFLAKEPINSFPPRPEAHYADLLSKLALPHLRPEVGFKIGRADFLKARSLKHCCKMADRRIMGVEKKYDGEYCQIHIDLSKADSMRIFSKSGKDSTRDRRGVHNTLRKSLRIGKDDCRFSIRCIVECEILVWSDRDSSILPFHKLRKHIARSGSFIGIDNDSQPDASEHLYLAFFDVLMVDDDVCLSKPYRQRRQILQDIVDPIEGYSELAQQQTINFSHPDSYQLLRDAVAMAAALRWEGLVLKGSDEPYFPLFEENADVNFGRWIKLKKEYIPGLGDSVDFALIGARYDAQDALQCPNVKNLSWTSFFVGCQEGDNQNLSVKARNYRVIDVLGRHNISPKLMQTLNQLGQFQACEQGSESCPFSIRIDQPQIPEMEVFFRIPFVVELVGSGFERPHCARYFTLRFPRVLKIHSDRGLDDAVSFEELQQLAEAARAVPVEQLSQEIAIWSAKLDAKDGKLGYIVDDSEMFSASSDSPDRMSSETWSFATMSLNESFIDNRNHIDIPSYKLVSAPVPPVQRHDPNFPAIRTMNSHSPKIEIHKTSTNSLPSINILPDDTQSTSAVEDSFRSTNASSGFLTDLKASSRKTNRHKSPGENIPSDPVTIPTSPLSPNELTNLENKPRVLKGKISEQPTKTQSWNTFAQSHCVLSKKARQGSPHAAFQEDSIPVSVEGNGVLHKAPMFLSPGISKKARDLVDVCLKKLNRSSTLSILHFFDEISSMKNLRISSKSASLPSRYGIVIVDPKNGDASDVASDIQTIGNGLAKCRRQGRLLGSGKILFVHWKILHLAVSRRTRSQRNWDSYGKAIFAGCLKWGYGVPTRQRHMHNASLESRQQQQSKRPQAETDVVVSMDWKEILPLMWVDHG, encoded by the exons ATGGGCTTCAAGTTTTCGTATGTCTGTGATCTCCTATCAAGCCTGGATAACAATCGGATTGCGAAGACAACCTCAGaagcaagaaagaaagatcCGGATGTCTCTACGGTCTCACAGTGGTTTGACAACTACGAGAGGAAAATACACTCCGGGGATACCGATCGTcttgctcttctctcttgTATCTTTCCGGAAAAGCGCCCGGAACGTGTTTTTCGGCTTCGAGAGCCATCGTTGACAAAGGTCGTTGGACGATGTCTCCTTCTTGGTGCCTCGAGAAAACAGGAACTAGATCGGTGGAGGGAGAAGGGCTGGGGAGACCTGGGGCAATGCGTTGAGTACGTTATGCAGCAGGCCGAAAATTGCCTGGAAGGTCAAGATGAAGTCACCGTTGAAGAAATCGATCTTGCCTTGGCAAAAGTTGCATCTAGATGCCGGTTCTCCGGACCAACAGCCCGTTATCAGTACTCTGCTGTGGGTGTGGACGAAACTCTGTCCCCTATTTTTCGCAGGTTGTCGAGCCGAGATGCGAAATGGTTTACGAGACTGATTCTCAAGGATTTCAATCCCGTCACCATCCCTACCCAATTGATTCTTCGGCATTTCCATTTTCTATTGCCAAAACTACTCTTTTTCCAGAACTCGCTTGAAGGCGCTTTGATGTTTCTAGCCAAAGAGCCCATAAATTCTTTTCCGCCGCGTCCAGAGGCTCACTACGCTGATCTTCTGTCAAAGCTTGCGCTACCCCATCTTAGACCTGAGGTTGGATTTAAGATCGGCAGGGCTGATTTCTTGAAAGCAAGGAGTCTCAAGCATTGCTGTAAAATGGCGGATAGGCGGATAATGGGCGTCGAGAAGAAATATGATGGAGAATATTGCCAAATACACATTGATCTCTCAAAGGCAGACAGTATGCGGATATTTTCAAAAAGTGGGAAAGATTCAACCAGGGACAGGCGAGGCGTCCATAATACGTTGAGAAAATCCCTTCGAATCGGGAAAGATGATTGTCGTTTTTCTATCAGATGCATTGTAGAATGTGAAATTCTAGTGTGGAGCGATCGTGACTCCTCGATTCTTCCGTTTCATAAACTTCGGAAGCATATCGCTCGGTCTGGTTCGTTTATTGGAATCGACAATGACTCCCA ACCCGACGCTTCTGAACACTTGTATCTGGCCTTTTTTGATGTGTTAATGGTTGATGACGATGTGTGTTTGTCTAAGCCCTACCGTCAACGTCGCCAGATTCTCCAAGATATCGTTGACCCAATTGAAGGATACTCAGAGTTAGCCCAACAACAAACGATTAATTTTTCACATCCTGACAGCTACCAGCTTTTAAGGGATGCAGTCGCCATGGCTGCAGCCCTAAGATGGGAAGGTCTCGTTCTCAAAGGAAGTGATGAGCCATATTTCCCACTATTCGAAGAAAATGCAGATGTGAACTTTGGACGTTGGATTAAGCTCAAGAAAGAATACATTCCGGGTCTTGGTGACTCTGTCGACTTTGCACTTATTGGCGCGAGATATGATGCCCAGGATGCTCTCCAATGTCCGAATGTCAAGAACCTTTCCTGGACATCATTCTTCGTTGGATGTCAGGAAGGAGATAACCAAAACTTGAGCGTGAAAGCGAGGAACTATCGAGTCATCGACGTGCTTGGTCGCCATAACATTAGCCCAAAGCTCATGCAGACTCTTAACCAGCTCGGCCAGTTCCAGGCCTGCGAACAGGGCTCGGAATCATGTCCATTCTCTATCAGAATAGACCAACCTCAAATCCCAGAGATGGAGGTCTTCTTTCGGATTCCATTCGTGGTAGAACTGGTTGGAAGTGGCTTTGAACGGCCTCATTGCGCGAGGTACTTTACGCTGAGATTCCCTCGGGTACTGAAAATCCACTCGGACCGTGGACTGGATGATGCTGTTTCTTTCGAGGAGCTTCAACAGCTTGCTGAGGCTGCTCGTGCCGTGCCTGTGGAGCAGCTATCGCAAGAAATCGCTATTTGGAGCGCGAAGCTAGATGCAAAGGACGGCAAGCTGGGATACATCGTGGATGATTCTGAAATGTTCTCTGCATCTTCCGATTCACCTGATAGAATGTCTTCTGAGACTTGGAGCTTTGCCACGATGAGCCTAAATGAAAGCTTTATCGATAATAGAAATCATATCGATATCCCATCATACAAGTTGGTTTCAGCTCCGGTACCTCCAGTTCAACGACATGACCCGAACTTTCCAGCAATTCGGACAATGAATTCTCACTCTCCAAAAATAGAGATACATAAAACATCTACAAATTCTTTACCCTCGATTAATATCTTGCCTGACGATACACAATCCACATCTGCCGTGGAAGATTCTTTTCGTTCTACAAACGCCTCTTCTGGGTTTTTAACCGACCTGAAAGCCTcttcaagaaagacaaaTAGACACAAAAGCCCGGGAGAAAATATACCTAGCGATCCAGTTACAATCCCAACCTCGCCATTGTCTCCGAACGAACTTACAAATTTGGAAAATAAACCTCGAGTTTTAAAGGGAAAAATTTCGGAGCAGCCAACAAAAACTCAGTCTTGGAACACATTCGCTCAGTCTCACTGTGTTTTATCGAAGAAAGCTAGACAAGGAAGTCCGCATGCTGCATTCCAAGAAGACAGCATCCCGGTAAGTGTCGAAGGTAATGGCGTCTTACATAAAGCCCCTATGTTCCTCAGCCCTGGCATTTCGAAAAAGGCTCGTGACTTGGTAGACGTGTGTTTGAAGAAATTAAATCGGTCGTCAACTTTGTCAATTTTGCACTTTTTCGATGAGATATCCAGCATGAAAAATCTTCGAATTAGCTCAAAATCTGCCTCACTTCCGTCCCGCTACGGCATTGTGATTGTCGACCCCAAGAATGGTGATGCAAGTGACGTCGCCTCGGACATCCAGACCATTGGGAATGGGCTTGCTAAGTGCCGACGACAGGGGCGCTTATTGGGTTCGGGAAAGATACTTTTTGTGCACTGGAAAATACTGCATTTGGCTGTAAGCCGCCGCACCAGGTCCCAAAGGAACTGGGACTCATACGGCAAAGCAATATTTGCTGGCTGTCTCAAATGGGGTTATGGTGTGCCAACTCGGCAACGGCATATGCACAATGCCTCTCTAGAGAGtcggcagcagcagcagtcaAAGCGACCTCAAGCGGAAACTGATGTTGTCGTGAGCATGGATTGGAAAGAAATACTGCCTTTAATGTGGGTGGACCATGGTTAG
- a CDS encoding uncharacterized protein (BUSCO:308816at4751~EggNog:ENOG410PGMT~COG:A~BUSCO:5122at33183): MRVEDQRFIHEDLERLEQGISDRISEEPRNIRERLIRDHQIAGFLDRIQGQSQRLLDIYNDADGLRAKEVQAISAGDPFEEFYKRLEDIKDFHRRYPNEPVENLERAYKRRHPAEGDPLASEIEHMFTGEESYGQFFDLTMLHEEYLNLPGAKRLTYLQYLDQFDQFTQPQLPIKRESKLTDKYFKYVGNLASYLENFIKRTKPLEPLDQLFADFDKEFEKLWEANQVLGWEESTATSSAPKTEGMGEGIWCADCEKEFKNKNVYKNHLTGKKHIRAAEARKANGATNDESARPNGVGAAVTRLKEKAIAEREYRVQALAKSLQDERQATRVNVERKQGMTERERQMELEALMADTGDVGVLRRDEESESDSEEKIYNPLKLPLAWDGKPIPYWLYKLHGLGVELPCEICGNFVYMGRRAFDKHFSEARHIYGLRCLGITQQTSLFREITKIEDALRLWEKLERDRKKEKDSRDNVVQMEDAEGNVMPERIYYDLQKQGIL; the protein is encoded by the exons ATGCGTGTGGAAGATCAAAGATTCATTCACGAGGATCTTGAGAGACTTGAGCAAGGCATCAGCGAcagaatatcagaagaacCCCGGAAT ATACGGGAGCGCTTGATTAGAGACCATCAGATCGCCGGATTCCTCGATCGGATACAAGGACAATCACAGCGGCTTCTTGATATTTATAACGATGCCGACGGCCTTCGCGCAAAGGAGGTCCAGGCCATATCTGCCGGTGACCCGTTCGAAGAATTCTATAAGCGTTTGGAGGACATAAAAGATTTTCATCGACGATATCCTAATGAACCCGTTGAGAATTTGGAGCGAGCCTACAAAAGACGACACCCTGCGGAAGGCGACCCGTTGGCATCGGAGATTGAGCACATGTTCACGGGGGAGGAGTCGTACGGCCAATTTTTCGACCTAACCATGCTCCATGAGGAATATCTAAATCTTCCTGGAGCTAAAAGACTGACGTATCTCCAATATCTCGACCAGTTTGACCAGTTTACCCAACCACAGCTGCCGATCAAGCGAGAAAGCAAATTAACGGACAAGTATTTCAAATACGTGGGGAATCTCGCTAGCTACTTAGAGAACTTCATAAAACGAACCAAGCCGCTAGAACCGCTCGACCAGCTTTTCGCCGATTTTGATAAGGAGTTCGAGAAACTCTGGGAAGCCAACCAGGTACTTGGTTGGGAAGAGTCAACTGCGACGTCGTCTGCTCCAAAAACTGAAGGGATGGGTGAAGGTATTTGGTGTGCCGATTGCGAAAAGGAATTCAAGAATAAAAATGTCTACAAAAATCACCTCACGGGGAAGAAACATATTCGGGCTGCAGAGGCGCGAAAGGCAAATGGCGCCACTAATGACGAAAGCGCACGACCCAATGGTGTGGGAGCCGCCGTTACTCGTTTGAAGGAGAAGGCGATCGCTGAACGTGAGTATCGGGTTCAGGCGCTTGCAAAGTCCCTGCAAGATGAAAGACAAGCAACACGCGTCAACGTCGAGCGCAAACAGGGAATGACCGAACGAGAGCGGCAGATGGAGCTGGAGGCGCTCATGGCCGATACTGGCGACGTGGGCGTGCTTCGACGTGATGAAGAGTCTGAGAGTGATAGCGAAGAAAAGATATACAACCCTCTGAAGCTACCTTTAGCCTGGGACGGAAAGCCCATACCATACTGGCTCTACAAGCTTCATGGTCTAGGGGTGGAGCTGCCTTGTGAAATATGTGGTAATTTCGTTTACATGGGCCGGCGCGCTTTCGACAAACACTTTTCCGAGGCTAGACATATATATGGCCTAAGATGCCTTGGAATCACGCAACAAACCAGCTTGTTCAGAGAGATCACCAAGATCGAAGATGCCTTACGCCTCTGGGAAAAGCTCGAACGGGACCGaaagaaggagaaagatTCCAGAGACAACGTGGTTCAAATGGAGGATGCCGAAGGAAATGTTATGCCGGAACGTATCTATTATGA TTTACAAAAGCAGGGTATCTTGTAA